In a single window of the Rhodothermales bacterium genome:
- a CDS encoding FtsX-like permease family protein, with protein MLKNYLKVAVRNLRRWKGYAAINVFGLAVGLACFVLIALFVRDELSYDRYHAKADRIYRMVEIIEGAEESASNPLPVGAAIAETYPQFVEAAVRFFNLQAPTLALSYEPAGGPARAFNEAKFFFADSTVFDVFDFALVRGDRATALDRPNTVVLTEAAAQRYFGDADPVGKTLLFEEQHPLEVTGVLAEVPATSHFTFDFLASFSTLRSSVYAQNPGILDFNWYWNPAWTYVLLREGAAPDALEAQFPDFIAQNWPDQIKEQSHLYLQPLADIHLKSNLDFEIRPNSDDLYVYVFSLIAVFVLLTACINFMNLSTARSMSRAKEVGMRKAIGAQKGQLIGQFLSESILLSTISLVVALPLVWALLPVMNAMADKAITLNPFAVPWLWPLLAVVALGVGALSGLYPAFVLSRHEPAHVLKASGRTGTGGGASEVLRRGLVVAQFGISIALIAGTFVAANQLDYLRSARLGFDAEQVVMVPILRTPAIQQYDAIKGALLEHRGVQAVTISEDVLGSKYQTNTYLPEGFADPVQFPRMLVHDDFAKTFGIRMVAGRDYQLGRDPGPGVIINEAMVERLGWESPQDAVGRSMGPAGQNGELQRRIVGVTEDVHFASLHQPIAPFVFDRMNDGMANFFGRYLAVRITPDDVRGTLADIERTWTTFLPDRPFEYLFVDQELDQLYRAEENLSRVAGAFSILAILIACLGVFALAAYAAEQRKKEIGIRKVLGASVPGLIALLSKDFVRLVLVAFVVAAPVTYFAAQQWLGAFAYQVPVGPSPFLIAGVLALGIALATVSFHAVRAATANPTSTLRAE; from the coding sequence ATGCTGAAGAACTACCTCAAGGTCGCCGTTCGGAATCTCCGCCGCTGGAAGGGCTACGCGGCGATCAACGTATTCGGCCTCGCCGTCGGGCTCGCCTGCTTCGTACTCATCGCGCTCTTCGTGCGCGACGAGCTGAGCTACGACCGCTACCACGCGAAGGCGGACCGGATCTACCGCATGGTCGAGATCATCGAGGGCGCGGAGGAGTCGGCGAGCAACCCCCTCCCGGTGGGCGCGGCGATCGCCGAGACGTACCCGCAGTTCGTCGAGGCGGCCGTGCGGTTCTTCAACCTCCAAGCCCCGACGCTCGCGCTCTCGTACGAGCCCGCCGGCGGCCCGGCCCGCGCCTTCAACGAGGCGAAGTTCTTCTTCGCCGACTCGACCGTCTTCGACGTGTTCGACTTCGCCCTCGTGCGCGGCGACCGCGCGACCGCGCTCGACCGGCCGAACACGGTCGTCCTCACCGAGGCGGCGGCGCAGCGCTACTTCGGCGACGCCGATCCGGTCGGCAAGACGCTGCTGTTCGAGGAGCAGCACCCGCTCGAAGTGACGGGCGTGCTCGCCGAAGTGCCTGCCACGTCGCACTTCACGTTCGACTTCCTCGCCTCGTTCTCCACGCTCCGCTCGTCGGTCTACGCCCAGAACCCCGGCATCCTCGACTTCAACTGGTACTGGAATCCGGCGTGGACCTACGTCCTTCTCCGCGAGGGCGCCGCGCCCGACGCCCTCGAGGCGCAGTTCCCCGACTTCATCGCCCAGAACTGGCCCGATCAGATCAAGGAGCAGTCGCACCTCTACCTCCAGCCGCTCGCCGACATCCACCTGAAGTCGAACCTCGACTTCGAGATCCGCCCTAACAGCGACGACCTCTACGTCTACGTCTTCTCGCTCATCGCCGTGTTCGTCCTCCTCACGGCGTGCATCAACTTCATGAACCTCTCGACGGCGCGCTCGATGAGCCGGGCGAAGGAAGTCGGGATGCGGAAGGCGATCGGCGCGCAGAAAGGCCAGCTCATCGGGCAGTTCCTGAGCGAGTCGATCCTGCTGAGCACGATCTCGCTCGTCGTGGCGCTGCCGCTCGTGTGGGCGCTGCTGCCGGTGATGAACGCGATGGCGGACAAGGCGATCACGCTCAACCCGTTCGCCGTGCCGTGGCTGTGGCCCCTCCTCGCCGTCGTCGCCCTCGGCGTGGGCGCGCTGTCCGGGCTGTATCCGGCGTTCGTGCTCTCGCGGCACGAGCCGGCGCACGTGCTCAAGGCGTCGGGGCGGACGGGCACGGGCGGCGGCGCGTCGGAGGTGCTGCGGCGCGGGCTCGTCGTCGCGCAGTTCGGCATCTCGATCGCGCTCATCGCCGGGACGTTCGTCGCCGCGAACCAGCTCGACTACCTCCGCAGCGCCCGCCTCGGCTTCGACGCCGAGCAGGTGGTGATGGTGCCGATCCTCCGCACGCCCGCCATCCAGCAGTACGACGCCATCAAAGGCGCGCTCCTCGAACACCGCGGCGTCCAGGCCGTGACGATCTCCGAGGACGTGCTCGGCAGCAAGTACCAGACGAACACCTACCTGCCCGAGGGCTTCGCCGACCCCGTCCAGTTCCCCCGCATGCTCGTCCACGACGACTTCGCGAAGACGTTCGGCATCCGCATGGTGGCCGGGCGGGACTACCAGCTCGGCCGCGACCCCGGCCCCGGCGTCATCATCAACGAGGCGATGGTGGAGCGCCTCGGCTGGGAGTCGCCGCAAGATGCCGTCGGGCGGAGCATGGGTCCGGCCGGGCAGAACGGGGAGCTGCAACGCCGCATCGTCGGCGTCACGGAGGACGTCCACTTCGCCTCGCTCCACCAGCCGATCGCGCCGTTCGTCTTCGACCGGATGAACGACGGGATGGCGAACTTCTTCGGCCGCTACCTCGCCGTCCGCATCACGCCCGACGACGTGCGCGGCACGCTCGCCGACATCGAGCGGACGTGGACCACGTTCCTCCCGGACCGCCCGTTCGAGTACCTCTTCGTGGACCAGGAGCTCGACCAGCTCTACCGCGCCGAGGAGAACCTGAGCCGCGTCGCCGGGGCGTTCTCGATCCTCGCGATCCTGATCGCGTGCCTCGGCGTGTTCGCGCTCGCGGCGTACGCGGCGGAGCAGCGGAAGAAGGAGATCGGCATCCGCAAAGTGCTCGGCGCGAGCGTGCCGGGCCTCATCGCGCTGCTGTCGAAAGACTTCGTGCGGCTCGTGCTCGTCGCCTTCGTCGTGGCCGCGCCGGTGACGTACTTCGCCGCGCAGCAGTGGCTCGGCGCGTTCGCGTATCAGGTGCCGGTGGGGCCGAGCCCGTTCCTGATCGCGGGCGTCCTCGCGCTCGGCATCGCGCTCGCAACGGTGAGCTTCCACGCCGTCCGCGCCGCCACCGCGAACCCGACCTCGACGCTCCGCGCCGAGTGA
- a CDS encoding type II toxin-antitoxin system VapB family antitoxin, whose translation MALSIKHPEADRLARELARTTGESLTEAVLTAIRERLIRETGWSPDGARAEIERIVAELAQAPILDDRTPDEIIGYDEHGLPT comes from the coding sequence ATGGCCCTCAGCATCAAGCATCCCGAGGCCGACCGCCTCGCGCGGGAGCTGGCCCGCACGACCGGCGAGAGCCTGACCGAAGCCGTCCTGACGGCGATCCGCGAGCGCCTCATCCGCGAGACCGGCTGGAGCCCCGACGGCGCGCGGGCCGAGATCGAACGGATCGTGGCTGAGCTCGCACAGGCCCCCATCCTCGACGACCGGACTCCCGACGAGATCATCGGGTACGACGAGCACGGGCTCCCGACCTGA
- a CDS encoding type II toxin-antitoxin system VapC family toxin, which translates to MVIDTSALVAILQDEPERRALTDAILTASSPRMSAATLVEAGIVMQGRHGDVGSRDLDVLLSQTRVEVVPLTAAHADFARDAFRRFGKGRHPAGLNYGDCFAYALATALAEPLLFVGSDFDQTDVAAAVY; encoded by the coding sequence ATGGTGATCGACACGTCGGCCCTCGTCGCCATCTTGCAGGACGAGCCAGAGAGGCGAGCCCTCACGGACGCCATCCTCACAGCCTCGTCTCCCCGCATGTCGGCGGCGACGCTCGTCGAGGCGGGGATCGTGATGCAGGGGCGGCATGGAGACGTGGGAAGTCGTGACCTCGATGTGCTCCTCTCGCAGACCCGCGTCGAGGTCGTCCCGCTGACGGCCGCGCACGCGGACTTTGCGCGCGACGCCTTCCGCCGCTTCGGCAAGGGGCGGCACCCGGCCGGGCTCAACTACGGCGACTGCTTCGCCTACGCGCTCGCCACGGCCCTCGCCGAGCCGCTGCTCTTCGTCGGCTCCGACTTCGACCAGACCGACGTGGCGGCGGCGGTGTATTGA